A single window of Microbacterium oryzae DNA harbors:
- a CDS encoding DUF808 domain-containing protein, with the protein MSVGLLAVVDDILSAALKASSKAAGVVIDDAAVTPQYVQGITPARELPVVGKIALGSIANKFIVIIPVALLLTAFAPWALPYLLIAGGAFLCFEGAEKVLEWFGIEHGQADEGARDEKRLVLGAIRTDLILSAEIMLISLSNLDPDIGIWMTLGTLAVIALIMTGVVYGVVALLVKIDDVGLRMATSGNARVRGTGTGIVRAMPAVFRVISVIGTVAMLWVGGHLVLANLGEVGLHAPMDVLHGIEHVLEPLGAVVVWFGDTLASAIAGLAVGLVIVGVVLLVGRMIGRRPSFTEGGESPAHVHG; encoded by the coding sequence ATGTCCGTCGGATTGCTCGCCGTCGTCGACGACATCCTCAGCGCGGCTCTGAAGGCCTCCTCGAAGGCGGCCGGCGTCGTCATCGACGACGCCGCCGTGACGCCGCAGTACGTGCAGGGCATCACGCCCGCCCGCGAGCTGCCGGTCGTCGGGAAGATCGCCCTCGGGTCGATCGCGAACAAGTTCATCGTGATCATCCCGGTCGCGCTGCTGCTGACGGCGTTCGCGCCGTGGGCGCTGCCGTACCTCCTCATCGCGGGCGGGGCCTTCCTCTGCTTCGAGGGCGCGGAGAAGGTGCTGGAGTGGTTCGGCATCGAGCACGGCCAGGCCGACGAGGGCGCCCGCGACGAGAAGCGCCTCGTACTCGGAGCCATCCGCACCGACCTCATCCTGTCGGCGGAGATCATGCTCATCTCGCTGTCGAACCTCGACCCCGACATCGGCATCTGGATGACGCTGGGCACGCTCGCGGTGATCGCGCTCATCATGACCGGCGTCGTCTACGGGGTGGTCGCCCTCCTCGTGAAGATCGACGACGTCGGCCTGCGGATGGCCACGAGCGGCAACGCGCGCGTGCGCGGCACGGGCACCGGGATCGTCCGCGCCATGCCCGCGGTGTTCCGCGTCATCAGCGTCATCGGCACCGTCGCGATGCTGTGGGTCGGCGGGCACCTCGTGCTGGCGAACCTCGGCGAGGTCGGCCTGCACGCGCCCATGGACGTGCTGCACGGGATCGAGCACGTGCTGGAGCCGCTCGGCGCGGTCGTCGTCTGGTTCGGCGACACCCTCGCGTCGGCGATCGCCGGGCTCGCGGTCGGCCTCGTGATCGTCGGCGTGGTCCTCCTCGTCGGACGGATGATCGGGCGCCGCCCGAGCTTCACGGAGGGCGGCGAGTCGCCCGCGCACGTGCACGGCTGA
- the secE gene encoding preprotein translocase subunit SecE: protein MAHDASGGEIVAANGAADGKKAGFFARIALFVRQVIAELRKVVTPTRKELLKFTSVVLGFVVVMMALVYGLDYLFSWVTTVVFGVPS from the coding sequence ATGGCCCACGACGCTTCCGGCGGCGAGATCGTCGCGGCGAATGGCGCGGCTGACGGCAAGAAGGCAGGGTTCTTCGCCCGGATCGCCCTCTTCGTCCGTCAGGTGATCGCCGAGCTCCGCAAGGTCGTCACGCCCACGCGCAAGGAGCTGCTGAAGTTCACCTCCGTCGTGCTGGGGTTCGTGGTGGTCATGATGGCCCTGGTCTACGGGCTGGACTACCTGTTCTCGTGGGTCACGACGGTGGTGTTCGGCGTTCCGAGCTGA
- the nusG gene encoding transcription termination/antitermination protein NusG: protein MSEKYADDVDLATAAEQSSEEDEAQEGSVLTAEERASASAEHAAMHIDGEDEGSNEDIALDIDDPEADAVVNDALNLDETAEVEAAAEVLTDAAEEEADEAEAAAADEIAPYDGPELGDGTEGDEEEGDDDDPYEAFRRELRSLEGKWYVIHSYAGFERKVKANIEQRKSTLEVEDDIYQVEVPMEDVVEIKNGQRKMVTRVRIPGYVLVRMELNEDTWSVVRHTPGVTGFVGNAHNPTPLRFEEAFNMLKPLAELKEAQAQASGKGTAKKGQQAPARVIAAEVDFEIGETITIKEGSFAGLPGSISEIKPESGKLTVLVSLFERETPVELSFDQVTKL from the coding sequence GTGTCTGAGAAGTACGCCGACGACGTCGACCTCGCGACGGCTGCTGAGCAGTCGAGCGAAGAGGACGAGGCCCAGGAGGGCAGCGTGCTCACCGCCGAGGAGCGCGCGAGCGCTTCCGCCGAGCACGCCGCCATGCACATCGATGGCGAGGATGAGGGCTCGAACGAGGACATCGCCCTCGACATCGACGACCCGGAGGCCGACGCGGTCGTCAACGACGCCCTGAACCTCGACGAGACCGCAGAGGTCGAGGCCGCGGCGGAGGTCCTCACGGACGCCGCCGAGGAGGAGGCCGACGAGGCCGAGGCCGCAGCCGCCGACGAGATCGCTCCCTACGACGGCCCCGAGCTGGGCGACGGCACCGAGGGCGACGAGGAAGAGGGCGACGACGACGACCCGTACGAGGCCTTCCGTCGCGAGCTCCGCTCGCTCGAGGGCAAGTGGTACGTCATCCACTCCTACGCCGGATTCGAGCGCAAGGTGAAGGCCAACATCGAGCAGCGCAAGTCGACGCTCGAGGTCGAGGACGACATCTACCAGGTCGAGGTCCCCATGGAGGACGTCGTCGAGATCAAGAACGGCCAGCGCAAGATGGTCACGCGCGTGCGCATCCCGGGCTACGTGCTCGTGCGCATGGAGCTCAACGAGGACACCTGGTCGGTCGTGCGCCACACTCCGGGCGTCACCGGCTTCGTGGGCAATGCCCACAACCCGACGCCGCTGCGCTTCGAAGAGGCCTTCAACATGCTGAAGCCCCTCGCGGAGCTCAAGGAGGCGCAGGCGCAGGCATCCGGCAAGGGCACCGCGAAGAAGGGCCAGCAGGCCCCCGCGCGCGTCATCGCCGCCGAAGTCGACTTCGAGATCGGCGAGACGATCACCATCAAGGAGGGCTCGTTCGCCGGTCTTCCCGGGTCGATCAGCGAGATCAAGCCGGAGAGCGGCAAGCTCACCGTGCTCGTGTCGCTCTTCGAGCGCGAGACGCCGGTCGAGCTCTCGTTCGACCAGGTCACCAAGCTCTGA
- the rplK gene encoding 50S ribosomal protein L11, whose translation MAPKKKVTGLIKLQINAGAANPAPPIGPALGQHGVNIMEFCKAYNAATESQRGNVIPVEITVYEDRSFTFILKTPPAAELIKKAAGVAKGSSTPHTVKVAKLTKDQVVEIAKTKQPDLNANDLEAASKIIAGTARSMGITVED comes from the coding sequence ATGGCACCGAAGAAGAAGGTGACCGGCCTGATCAAGCTTCAGATCAACGCCGGTGCAGCCAACCCGGCGCCGCCGATCGGACCCGCTCTGGGTCAGCACGGCGTCAACATCATGGAGTTCTGCAAGGCGTACAACGCGGCGACCGAGTCGCAGCGCGGCAACGTCATCCCCGTGGAGATCACCGTCTACGAGGACCGCAGCTTCACGTTCATCCTGAAGACCCCGCCGGCCGCTGAGCTGATCAAGAAGGCCGCGGGCGTCGCGAAGGGCTCGTCCACGCCGCACACGGTCAAGGTCGCGAAGCTCACCAAGGACCAGGTCGTCGAGATCGCCAAGACGAAGCAGCCCGACCTGAACGCGAACGACCTCGAGGCCGCCTCGAAGATCATCGCCGGCACCGCCCGCTCCATGGGCATCACGGTCGAGGACTGA
- the rplA gene encoding 50S ribosomal protein L1: MTTKSKAYAAAVEKIEAGKFYTPAEAVALAKETGSKKFDSTVEVALKLSVDPRKADQMVRGTVILPHGTGKTARVIVFANGAAAEAAIAAGADEVGGAELIEKVAAGWTDFDAAVAVPELMGQVGRLGKVLGPRGLMPNPKTGTVTPNTAKAVEEIKGGKIEFRVDKHANVHFVVGKASFSTEQLNENIDAALEEIVRLKPSSSKGRYIQKGAVSTTFGPGIPLDVNAIV; this comes from the coding sequence ATGACTACCAAGTCCAAGGCATACGCCGCCGCGGTCGAGAAGATCGAGGCCGGCAAGTTCTACACTCCCGCCGAGGCCGTCGCCCTCGCGAAGGAGACCGGCTCGAAGAAGTTCGACTCGACCGTCGAGGTCGCGCTGAAGCTCTCGGTCGACCCCCGCAAGGCGGACCAGATGGTGCGCGGCACCGTCATCCTGCCCCACGGCACCGGCAAGACCGCCCGCGTCATCGTGTTCGCCAACGGCGCTGCGGCTGAGGCCGCCATCGCCGCGGGCGCCGACGAGGTCGGCGGCGCCGAGCTCATCGAGAAGGTCGCCGCCGGCTGGACCGACTTCGACGCGGCCGTGGCCGTGCCGGAGCTCATGGGCCAGGTCGGTCGTCTGGGCAAGGTCCTCGGTCCCCGCGGCCTGATGCCGAACCCCAAGACGGGCACCGTCACCCCCAACACGGCGAAGGCCGTCGAGGAGATCAAGGGCGGCAAGATCGAGTTCCGCGTCGACAAGCACGCCAACGTGCACTTCGTCGTCGGCAAGGCCTCGTTCTCGACCGAGCAGCTCAACGAGAACATCGACGCCGCGCTCGAGGAGATCGTGCGCCTCAAGCCGTCGAGCTCGAAGGGCCGCTACATCCAGAAGGGCGCCGTCTCGACCACCTTCGGTCCCGGCATCCCGCTGGACGTCAACGCGATCGTCTGA
- a CDS encoding MarR family winged helix-turn-helix transcriptional regulator: MTADLAPSAFEHSGPAASGEARATSSEQAEAILAVEAEFGELMTKVRRITNEMAERVSPGLNPGAYKVFTTIVRDGPIKASDMTERMALDKGQLSRTLRELQDLGLIARTPDPGDRRASLLEATPFGVERLTAARSGNQTLLHNSLLAWDVDRVRDLATLLRALTNGTAPDPR, from the coding sequence ATGACTGCGGATCTCGCACCGAGCGCCTTCGAGCACTCCGGGCCGGCGGCCTCCGGGGAGGCGCGCGCCACCTCCTCCGAGCAGGCCGAGGCCATCCTGGCCGTCGAAGCGGAGTTCGGCGAGCTGATGACGAAGGTGCGCCGCATCACGAACGAGATGGCCGAGCGCGTCTCCCCCGGGCTCAACCCCGGTGCCTACAAGGTGTTCACCACCATCGTCCGCGATGGCCCGATCAAGGCGTCCGACATGACCGAGCGGATGGCCCTGGACAAGGGGCAGCTGAGCCGCACGTTGCGAGAGCTGCAGGATCTGGGGCTCATCGCCCGCACGCCGGATCCCGGCGACCGGCGGGCGAGTCTGCTCGAGGCGACGCCCTTCGGCGTCGAGCGCCTGACGGCCGCCCGCTCGGGCAATCAGACGCTGCTGCACAACAGTCTCCTCGCATGGGACGTCGATCGCGTTCGCGACCTCGCCACCCTGCTGCGCGCGCTCACGAACGGGACCGCGCCCGACCCGCGCTGA
- a CDS encoding YqaJ viral recombinase family protein: MTPEIAARIVADSRDRVAWLRARSQGITATDIATITSERVIPRAAEQKLRGSSFGGNAYTDHGRRREPEIAAWVAATHGIHPSSALFHATVERRHLATPDGITVDTSGRVLLAEIKTTNKTWRSIPRTYLRQVWWQQHVLGAERTLFAWEEHRDFQPLHDEPKSMWIDRDDVEIGKLVKLATALIDELYRRTTGKELPQRPIEAAPALTPRERALQRSAYRALALSD; encoded by the coding sequence GTGACCCCCGAAATCGCCGCCCGGATCGTCGCGGACTCCCGCGATCGGGTCGCCTGGCTGCGAGCACGCTCGCAGGGGATCACCGCCACCGACATCGCGACGATCACCAGCGAGCGCGTCATCCCCCGCGCGGCGGAGCAGAAGCTGCGCGGGTCGTCCTTCGGCGGCAACGCCTACACCGACCACGGTCGGCGCCGGGAGCCTGAGATCGCCGCCTGGGTCGCGGCGACGCACGGCATCCATCCCTCGAGCGCCCTCTTCCACGCGACCGTCGAGCGCCGCCACCTCGCCACACCGGATGGCATCACCGTCGACACGAGCGGCCGCGTCCTCCTCGCGGAGATCAAGACCACGAACAAGACGTGGCGGTCGATCCCCCGCACCTACCTGCGCCAGGTGTGGTGGCAGCAGCATGTGCTCGGCGCCGAGCGCACGCTGTTCGCCTGGGAGGAGCACCGCGACTTCCAGCCCCTGCACGACGAGCCCAAGTCCATGTGGATCGATCGCGACGACGTGGAGATCGGCAAGCTCGTGAAGCTGGCGACGGCGCTCATCGACGAGCTCTACCGCCGCACCACCGGCAAGGAGCTGCCGCAGCGCCCGATCGAGGCCGCTCCCGCGCTCACGCCGCGCGAGCGGGCCCTCCAGCGCTCGGCCTACCGCGCACTCGCCCTCTCCGACTGA
- the rplJ gene encoding 50S ribosomal protein L10, with amino-acid sequence MAQKEASVAELTKQFESSTAVLLTEYRGLTVAELKELRSAIRQDAEYAVVKNTLTKIAANNAGITALDDDLKGPSAVAFVHGDPVAVAKGLRAFAKAHPLLVVKGGYFDGAALSPEEVSKLADLESREVLLAKVAGMMKASMSKAAALFQAPLSKTVRTVEALREKQENAA; translated from the coding sequence ATGGCGCAGAAGGAAGCATCGGTCGCCGAGCTCACGAAGCAGTTCGAGAGCTCGACCGCCGTTCTGCTCACCGAGTACCGCGGTCTGACGGTTGCCGAGCTCAAGGAGCTCCGCAGCGCGATCCGTCAGGACGCGGAGTACGCCGTGGTGAAGAACACGCTGACCAAGATCGCCGCGAACAACGCGGGGATCACGGCGCTGGACGACGACCTCAAGGGTCCGTCGGCCGTCGCCTTCGTGCACGGCGACCCCGTCGCCGTCGCCAAGGGTCTGCGCGCCTTCGCCAAGGCACACCCTCTTCTCGTGGTGAAGGGCGGCTACTTCGATGGCGCCGCTCTCAGCCCTGAGGAGGTCAGCAAGCTCGCTGACCTCGAGAGCCGTGAAGTCCTGCTCGCCAAGGTCGCGGGCATGATGAAGGCATCGATGTCGAAGGCTGCCGCCCTCTTCCAGGCGCCGCTGTCGAAGACCGTTCGCACGGTCGAGGCGCTGCGCGAGAAGCAGGAGAACGCGGCCTGA
- the rplL gene encoding 50S ribosomal protein L7/L12, giving the protein MAKLSTEELLDQFKELTLIELSEFVKAFEETFDVTAAAPVAVAAAGGPAAPAEEAEEKDSFDVVLEAAGDKKIQVIKVVRELTSLGLGEAKAVVDGAPKAVLEGANKETAEKAKEALEGAGATVTLK; this is encoded by the coding sequence ATGGCGAAGCTCAGCACCGAAGAGCTGCTCGACCAGTTCAAGGAGCTCACGCTCATCGAGCTCAGCGAGTTCGTGAAGGCGTTCGAGGAGACCTTCGACGTCACCGCTGCTGCCCCGGTCGCCGTCGCGGCTGCTGGTGGCCCCGCCGCCCCGGCCGAAGAGGCCGAGGAGAAGGACTCGTTCGACGTGGTCCTCGAGGCCGCTGGCGACAAGAAGATCCAGGTCATCAAGGTCGTCCGCGAGCTCACCTCGCTCGGCCTCGGCGAGGCCAAGGCTGTCGTCGACGGCGCTCCCAAGGCCGTCCTCGAGGGCGCCAACAAGGAGACGGCCGAGAAGGCCAAGGAGGCCCTCGAGGGCGCCGGCGCCACCGTCACCCTCAAGTAA
- a CDS encoding ABC transporter substrate-binding protein translates to MKTAGRKRILLAASGLGIASLALAGCTSGPGASSGGGGGGGDEGGDGGSAKVTVYGTIVDAEAELLEQSWADWEEENGIDIVYEGSQEFEAQIAVRAQGGNPPDLAIFPQPGLLSDMASRGYIMEAPEGVVSNLREYWAEDWETYASHDGTVYGAPLMANAKGWIWYPPQTFEENGWEIPSDWQGLLDLTQQIRDDTGKAPWCAGFGSDAATGWPGTDWIEDLVLRQAGPDVYDQWVANEVPFTDPQIKSAFDATGEILLNPDYVNAGFGDVASIGSTPFGDVANALVSGDCLLTHQASFLDGFIVEAGGEVGEDGDVWAFMLPPVEAGSGDVITGGGEIVGAFSDDENVVKVQEYLSSPEWANSRVSLGGVISANNGLDPENAQSPILKAAIEILQDENTTFRFDGSDLMPSAVGAGTFWTGMRDWVNGASTDDVLEQIESGWPEE, encoded by the coding sequence ATGAAGACTGCAGGACGCAAGCGCATCCTCCTCGCCGCAAGCGGGCTGGGGATCGCCAGCCTCGCTCTGGCGGGATGTACCAGCGGACCGGGCGCCTCCTCGGGCGGCGGCGGTGGCGGCGGAGACGAGGGGGGGGACGGCGGCTCCGCGAAGGTGACCGTCTACGGCACGATCGTCGACGCCGAGGCGGAACTCCTCGAGCAGTCCTGGGCGGACTGGGAGGAGGAGAACGGCATCGACATCGTGTACGAGGGCTCGCAGGAGTTCGAGGCGCAGATCGCCGTTCGCGCGCAGGGCGGCAACCCGCCCGACCTCGCGATCTTCCCGCAGCCCGGCCTCCTCTCCGACATGGCGAGCCGCGGCTACATCATGGAGGCGCCCGAGGGTGTCGTGTCCAACCTCCGCGAGTACTGGGCCGAGGACTGGGAGACGTACGCGTCGCACGACGGCACGGTCTACGGCGCGCCCCTCATGGCCAACGCCAAGGGCTGGATCTGGTACCCGCCCCAGACGTTCGAGGAGAACGGCTGGGAGATCCCGAGCGACTGGCAGGGGCTCCTCGACCTCACTCAGCAGATCCGAGACGACACCGGCAAGGCGCCCTGGTGCGCGGGCTTCGGCTCCGACGCGGCGACCGGATGGCCGGGCACCGACTGGATCGAGGACCTCGTCCTCCGTCAGGCCGGCCCCGACGTGTACGACCAGTGGGTCGCCAACGAGGTCCCGTTCACCGACCCGCAGATCAAGTCGGCCTTCGACGCGACCGGCGAGATCCTGCTGAACCCGGACTACGTCAACGCCGGGTTCGGCGATGTCGCGTCGATCGGCTCCACGCCCTTCGGCGACGTGGCCAACGCGCTCGTGTCCGGCGACTGCCTCCTCACGCACCAGGCGTCGTTCCTCGACGGCTTCATCGTCGAGGCCGGCGGCGAGGTGGGCGAGGATGGCGATGTCTGGGCCTTCATGCTGCCTCCCGTCGAGGCCGGCTCGGGCGACGTCATCACCGGCGGCGGCGAGATCGTCGGCGCGTTCAGCGACGACGAGAATGTCGTGAAGGTGCAGGAGTACCTCTCCAGCCCGGAGTGGGCGAACTCCCGCGTCTCGCTCGGCGGCGTGATCAGCGCGAACAACGGGCTCGACCCGGAGAACGCGCAGAGCCCCATCCTGAAGGCGGCCATCGAGATCCTGCAGGACGAGAACACGACGTTCCGCTTCGACGGCTCCGACCTGATGCCCTCCGCCGTCGGCGCTGGCACGTTCTGGACGGGCATGCGCGACTGGGTGAACGGCGCCTCGACCGACGACGTGCTGGAGCAGATCGAATCGGGCTGGCCGGAAGAGTAA
- a CDS encoding carbohydrate ABC transporter permease encodes MKAFLDWLSTLSPWLEIPIIIGVFLVAVGILLFFIEIAPRAGRVYTYIRLAACVLLPLGIMWILQSYWWAIIAAGALGLLFFWLDYRGKEGAGYLFQLVGFLAPALLLLVVGLIFPVIQTFGQSLFNASGTRFIGLDNFIWIFTQPQGIRTVVNTIVWVLVAPVLSTVIGLVYAYFIDKTRGEKVYKILVFLPMAISFVGASIIWRFMYTARPADADQIGFVNQIIVWLGGSPVSFLQVEPWNTLFLIVVFVWIYTGFAMVVLSAAIKGVPAEQLEAAELDGANAYERFMNVVVPGIRPSIVVVLTTIAIASMKIFDIVRTMTAGANNTSVLANEMYSQFRSFEGGRAAAYAVVLFVLVLPLVIYNARQLKAQREVR; translated from the coding sequence ATGAAAGCGTTCCTCGACTGGCTGAGCACGCTCTCACCCTGGCTGGAGATCCCGATCATCATCGGGGTGTTCCTGGTCGCGGTGGGCATCCTGCTCTTCTTCATCGAGATCGCGCCGCGAGCGGGCCGGGTGTACACGTACATCCGGCTCGCCGCGTGCGTGCTCTTGCCCCTGGGGATCATGTGGATCCTCCAGTCGTACTGGTGGGCGATCATCGCCGCCGGTGCGCTCGGACTGCTGTTCTTCTGGCTCGACTACCGCGGGAAGGAGGGCGCGGGATACCTGTTCCAGCTGGTCGGGTTCCTCGCACCGGCGCTGCTGCTGCTCGTCGTCGGCCTGATCTTCCCGGTGATCCAGACGTTCGGACAGTCGCTGTTCAACGCCAGCGGGACGCGCTTCATCGGGCTCGACAACTTCATCTGGATCTTCACGCAGCCGCAGGGCATCCGCACGGTCGTGAACACGATCGTCTGGGTGCTCGTCGCGCCCGTGCTCTCCACGGTGATCGGGCTCGTGTACGCGTACTTCATCGACAAGACGCGCGGGGAGAAGGTCTACAAGATCCTCGTGTTCCTGCCGATGGCGATCTCGTTCGTGGGCGCGTCCATCATCTGGCGGTTCATGTACACCGCGCGCCCGGCCGACGCGGATCAGATCGGCTTCGTCAACCAGATCATCGTCTGGCTCGGCGGCAGCCCGGTGTCGTTCCTCCAGGTCGAGCCGTGGAACACGCTGTTCCTCATCGTGGTGTTCGTCTGGATCTACACCGGATTCGCGATGGTGGTGCTCTCCGCCGCCATCAAGGGCGTCCCGGCGGAGCAGCTGGAAGCGGCTGAGCTCGACGGGGCGAACGCCTACGAGCGGTTCATGAACGTCGTGGTGCCGGGCATCCGGCCATCCATCGTGGTGGTGCTCACGACGATCGCCATCGCGTCGATGAAGATCTTCGACATCGTCCGCACCATGACCGCCGGCGCCAACAACACCTCGGTGCTCGCGAACGAGATGTACTCGCAGTTCCGCAGCTTCGAGGGGGGACGAGCCGCGGCGTACGCCGTGGTCCTGTTCGTGCTCGTGCTGCCGCTGGTCATCTACAACGCGCGTCAGCTCAAGGCGCAGAGGGAGGTGCGGTGA
- a CDS encoding carbohydrate ABC transporter permease, with protein sequence MTTTAAVTTGKPSRARALNDTKRRLTSPWATIAALVIAVLWTIPTFGIFISSFRPRVEIQTTGWWTVFQNWGWTIDNYVEALNTSTGGLTLLGSFVNSFAITLPAAIIPLILATLAAYGFAWMDFKGKNVLFVLVFALQIVPIQMAFIPLLQLFSQGTLFGVPVIQAVGSSGYAQVWLAHTIFGLPLAIFLLHNFIAQIPGDVIEAARVDGAGHGQIFFRIVLPLSMPAIASFAIFQFLWVWNDLLVALIFADGNVAPITKLLAQMTGSRGQDWHLLTAGAFIAIIVPLLVFLFLQRYFVRGLLAGSAKG encoded by the coding sequence ATGACCACGACCGCAGCAGTGACCACGGGCAAGCCGTCGCGCGCCCGGGCGCTGAACGACACCAAGCGCCGTCTGACGTCGCCGTGGGCGACCATCGCGGCTCTCGTGATCGCGGTGCTCTGGACGATCCCCACCTTCGGCATCTTCATCTCCTCGTTCCGTCCGCGGGTGGAGATCCAGACGACCGGATGGTGGACGGTCTTCCAGAACTGGGGCTGGACGATCGACAACTACGTCGAGGCGCTCAACACCTCGACGGGTGGTCTGACGCTGCTGGGCTCGTTCGTGAACTCGTTCGCGATCACGCTCCCGGCCGCGATCATCCCGCTCATCCTCGCGACGCTCGCTGCGTACGGGTTCGCCTGGATGGACTTCAAGGGCAAGAACGTGCTGTTCGTGCTCGTCTTCGCGCTGCAGATCGTGCCGATCCAGATGGCGTTCATCCCGCTTCTGCAGCTGTTCTCGCAGGGCACGCTGTTCGGCGTCCCGGTGATCCAGGCGGTGGGGTCGTCGGGCTACGCGCAGGTGTGGCTCGCGCACACGATCTTCGGCCTGCCGCTGGCGATCTTCCTGCTGCACAACTTCATCGCGCAGATCCCCGGTGACGTCATCGAGGCCGCGCGCGTGGATGGTGCAGGGCACGGGCAGATCTTCTTCCGCATCGTGCTGCCGCTCAGCATGCCCGCCATCGCGTCGTTCGCGATCTTCCAGTTCCTGTGGGTCTGGAACGACCTGCTGGTGGCGCTGATCTTCGCCGACGGCAACGTGGCGCCGATCACGAAGCTGCTCGCGCAGATGACGGGCTCGCGCGGTCAGGACTGGCACCTGCTCACCGCGGGCGCGTTCATCGCGATCATCGTGCCGCTGCTGGTGTTCCTGTTCCTCCAGCGGTACTTCGTGCGCGGCCTGCTGGCCGGCTCCGCCAAGGGCTGA
- a CDS encoding DUF305 domain-containing protein — MAQSRRRGTWIAVAVGVVLVAGLAFAGGRFTTFGALADASGADGGPNAADAGFARDMQVHHAQAVEMAMIEYRGTDDDELRSLAYDIATAQSAQRGEMFGWLVEWDLPQAGDPLMSWMADAGHAHGSGAATTAELEAQMGMATDAELTRLAQLDGAGQDCLFLDLMIRHHTGAIDMTDAVVRLGSVPRVLETARNMGQAQTAEIAAMESAQRRLGCS; from the coding sequence ATGGCGCAGTCCCGGCGGCGCGGCACCTGGATCGCGGTCGCCGTCGGCGTCGTGCTCGTGGCGGGGCTCGCCTTCGCGGGCGGGCGGTTCACGACGTTCGGGGCGCTCGCCGACGCGAGCGGGGCGGACGGCGGGCCGAACGCCGCCGACGCCGGCTTCGCTCGCGACATGCAGGTCCATCATGCTCAGGCGGTGGAGATGGCGATGATCGAGTATCGCGGCACCGACGACGACGAGCTGCGCTCGCTCGCGTACGACATCGCCACCGCGCAGTCCGCGCAGCGCGGCGAGATGTTCGGATGGCTCGTGGAGTGGGATCTGCCGCAGGCGGGCGACCCGCTGATGTCGTGGATGGCCGACGCGGGCCATGCGCACGGCTCGGGCGCGGCGACGACGGCGGAGCTCGAGGCGCAGATGGGCATGGCGACGGACGCGGAGCTCACGCGGCTCGCGCAGCTCGACGGCGCCGGGCAGGACTGCCTCTTCCTCGACCTCATGATCCGCCATCACACCGGCGCGATCGACATGACGGATGCCGTCGTCCGGCTCGGCAGCGTGCCGCGCGTGCTCGAGACGGCGCGGAACATGGGCCAGGCGCAGACCGCGGAGATCGCGGCGATGGAGTCCGCGCAACGGCGTCTCGGCTGCTCCTGA
- a CDS encoding DUF3105 domain-containing protein, which translates to MSTQKRPQQSSGNPAKQAQIAQSLKQQREAQRQEKLAEYQRQLKRRQRGRVLWWTVGSVAAVAVVAAVVASFVFAPASKQASYDIGGTGAEIEGVETFSNTNTHVEGTVDYEQTPPAGGPHNAYWLNCGVYTEPQQNENAVHSLEHGSVWVTYDPELVSDDDVETLEGYLPSSYALLSPYPDMGTPIAVSAWNAQLKVDSADDERIADFFEEYWRNDSVPEPGAMCTGAIDGPGKVG; encoded by the coding sequence GTGTCGACGCAGAAGCGCCCTCAGCAGTCCAGTGGCAACCCCGCGAAGCAGGCTCAGATCGCGCAGTCCCTCAAGCAGCAGCGCGAGGCGCAGCGGCAGGAGAAGCTCGCCGAGTACCAGCGCCAGCTGAAGCGCCGTCAGCGGGGCAGGGTCCTCTGGTGGACGGTCGGATCCGTCGCCGCGGTCGCCGTCGTCGCGGCCGTGGTGGCCTCGTTCGTCTTCGCGCCGGCCTCGAAGCAGGCGTCGTACGACATCGGCGGAACCGGCGCCGAGATCGAGGGCGTCGAGACGTTCTCGAACACGAACACCCACGTCGAGGGCACGGTCGACTACGAGCAGACGCCGCCGGCGGGCGGACCGCACAACGCCTACTGGCTGAACTGCGGCGTCTACACGGAGCCGCAGCAGAACGAGAACGCCGTGCACTCCCTCGAGCACGGTTCGGTGTGGGTGACCTACGACCCGGAGCTCGTGAGCGACGACGACGTCGAGACGCTCGAGGGGTACCTCCCGTCGAGCTATGCGCTCCTCTCCCCCTACCCCGACATGGGCACGCCCATCGCGGTGAGCGCATGGAACGCGCAGCTCAAGGTCGACTCCGCCGACGACGAGCGGATCGCCGACTTCTTCGAGGAGTACTGGCGGAACGACAGCGTGCCCGAGCCGGGCGCGATGTGCACGGGCGCGATCGACGGCCCCGGGAAGGTCGGCTGA